The bacterium DNA segment TGTTTCAAACATATCAAGGATTGGTTCTCTATATTTCCACGCCCACATAAAAACAGTATTATAACCAAGAAAATGTCCCGCAAGTCCAAGCCATAAAAGATGACTGTGAAGTCGTTCTAGTTCTCCAATTATATTTCTTATATATTTTGCCCTTTCAGGAATATCTATTTCCAGTAAATTTTCAACTGCATTACAAAAAGCAATTGGATGGGATGTTGAACAAATACCACATATTCTTTCAACAAGAAAAGTTACCTGGTCCCAATGTTTACTTTCAGAAAGTTTTTCAATTGCTCTGTGATTATAACCAGCAACCCATTCAACATCAACAACTTTTTCACCTTCACAATATAAATTAAAATATTCTGGTTCCTCTAAAAGAGGATGATACGGACCAATTGGAACAACAACTTTTTTTCTATTATTTTTTTCCATCTGTTTTTACCTCTTTCCTTAAGGGATAATTACCTTCTTCCCAATCATCTCTTAAAAGAAAATGTTTTAAGTCAGGGTGTCCAATAAAATTTATTCCAAGAAGTTCCCATATTTCTCTTTCAATATAAGAAATACCAGGAATTAAACAAGTTAAACTTTCAATCTCTGGCCTTTTTTTATCATCAATAAATGTTTTTAAAGAAACAATAACACCACCTTTTTTATCAAAAGAAAAATGATATAAAAGTTCAAAGTTATCAAAATTATCAATACCAGTTACAATAATATACCTACCTTCCATATATTTAAACATAATTTCTGTTGCTTTTTTAATATCTTTTTTATCAATTGTTATATATATTCTTTTTTCATTAACTACCTTTATTTCCTTGATTAAATTGCCTAACTTTTCTTTTAATATATCTTTCATTTTAATTTCTCCAGAAATTTAACTATTGCTGATATCATTGCCTCTGGCTTTGGTGGACACCCTGGTATATAAATATCAACAGGAATAACATTATTATAAGGACCTGCCATTTGATAGCCATCTCTGAAAACTCCACCTGAACAAGCACATGCACCAATTGCCACTACAACACATGGCTTTGCTGCCTGTTCATAAATTCCTTTTACTCTTTCAAAACATTTTTTATTTATAATCCCTGTGCATAAAAGAACATCTGCATGTCTTGGAGAACCAACCAATACCATACCAAATCTTTCAATATCAAACCTTGGAGTAAGAAGGTCAAGAATTTCAATATCACAGTTATTACATGACCCTCCACTTACATGATATACCCACAAACTTTTCTTCAATGCTTTTAATTTTATGTTCATATTACCATCCTAAAAAAGATAAAATTATTCCAATAATTCCCAAAAAAGTGAGATGTCCCCAAAAAAATCTCATTGCCTGGTCTATTCTTAATCTTGGATTTGTATTTTTTATAAGAACAATCAAAAAGACAATTAAAATATATTTTAATAGAGATATTATAATAGCAATAGGCGAAGAGTAAGAGAAACCACCAAGAAAAAGAGTCATAATAAAAACAGGTCCAACAATAAGTAAAACATATTTTGTAAGTTTAAAAAGTCCTAATAAAATTCCAGAATATTCCATAAAAACGCCCGAACTTATTTCTGTTTCTGCTTCTGCTGTATCAAAAGGAACAATTCCAATTTTACCTGTTATAACAAAAAGAGAAATTAAAAAACCAATAAATCCAGATAATGAACCAATAAAAATATGGGTCTGTTGTTGAACATTTAAAATTGTTAAAAGTGAAGTAGTTCCACCTGCTTTGATAGCAGAAATTATAATTGCACATATAAATGGTAACTCATAGCCCAAAAGAAGTTTTAATTCTCTGCTTAAACCAACTGCTGATAAAACATTTCCAGATGCACTTGCTCCTAAAATTATTGCAAGAGATGGAATTGTTAAAAAATAAACAAAAAGAATAATGTCCCCCGGCAATGTAAAAATCCCTTTCTGAACAAGAATAGCCATAACTCCACAAATAATTACTGATATAAAAGATATAATTGGAGATAAAATAAAAATAGGAGTATTTGCTCCTTCTGGAATAATTACTTCTTTTCCCATTAATTTAACAAAATCAGCAAAATTCTGATACCATGGGGGACCTACTCTAAACTGGATTCTTGCAGTAAGTTTTCTTTCAATCCAATTTGCAATGCATCCACCAATTGAAAGAAAAATACCCCCTAAAATAAAATACCATAAATAATAAGTAAATGTCATTTTTCTATTCCCTGTAATGAAAGATAATTATAAACATTAACAATAAGTATTTTCCCTACTTCAAAAGTAATCTTTGTTTTCTCAATATCTTTTTCATCAACAAACTTAATTGCTCCACAATTACAACTTTCTACACAAACAGGAATTTCGTTTTCTTTTAATCTATTTATACAAAAATCACATTTTGAAGTTAAGTAACTTACAATATCAGGCACAATTGTCCCAAATGGACAGGCAATTAAACAACTTTTACAGGAAACACAAAGGATATTACTTCTTTTAACAACTCCATTTTCTCTTTTTAGTGCCTGGTTAGGACATGCATTTACACAGGGATAATCCTCGCATTTTCTACATGCAAGAAGAAACGCAATTTGT contains these protein-coding regions:
- a CDS encoding NADH-quinone oxidoreductase subunit C, which gives rise to MKDILKEKLGNLIKEIKVVNEKRIYITIDKKDIKKATEIMFKYMEGRYIIVTGIDNFDNFELLYHFSFDKKGGVIVSLKTFIDDKKRPEIESLTCLIPGISYIEREIWELLGINFIGHPDLKHFLLRDDWEEGNYPLRKEVKTDGKK
- the nuoB gene encoding NADH-quinone oxidoreductase subunit NuoB, yielding MNIKLKALKKSLWVYHVSGGSCNNCDIEILDLLTPRFDIERFGMVLVGSPRHADVLLCTGIINKKCFERVKGIYEQAAKPCVVVAIGACACSGGVFRDGYQMAGPYNNVIPVDIYIPGCPPKPEAMISAIVKFLEKLK
- a CDS encoding NADH-quinone oxidoreductase subunit H produces the protein MTFTYYLWYFILGGIFLSIGGCIANWIERKLTARIQFRVGPPWYQNFADFVKLMGKEVIIPEGANTPIFILSPIISFISVIICGVMAILVQKGIFTLPGDIILFVYFLTIPSLAIILGASASGNVLSAVGLSRELKLLLGYELPFICAIIISAIKAGGTTSLLTILNVQQQTHIFIGSLSGFIGFLISLFVITGKIGIVPFDTAEAETEISSGVFMEYSGILLGLFKLTKYVLLIVGPVFIMTLFLGGFSYSSPIAIIISLLKYILIVFLIVLIKNTNPRLRIDQAMRFFWGHLTFLGIIGIILSFLGW
- a CDS encoding 4Fe-4S ferredoxin; its protein translation is MKKLFIDYDKLLICKCQLKCSYILHPENNGIINLKEQIAFLLACRKCEDYPCVNACPNQALKRENGVVKRSNILCVSCKSCLIACPFGTIVPDIVSYLTSKCDFCINRLKENEIPVCVESCNCGAIKFVDEKDIEKTKITFEVGKILIVNVYNYLSLQGIEK